One part of the Flavobacterium johnsoniae UW101 genome encodes these proteins:
- a CDS encoding KTSC domain-containing protein has protein sequence MKKIVEYRKLLNVEKTAELKDLKTIYRNAMKESHPDKFVGDEAGLKAAEEKSKTIIEAYHFLVSIHPDTIKLNLPEYTETISTCSITDFKFVEGRLIIDFSNGSVYEYISVPKATYVKMVNADSPARFAKRHILNAFTWRKKTNQE, from the coding sequence ATGAAAAAAATAGTTGAATACCGCAAGTTACTAAACGTAGAGAAAACTGCAGAATTAAAAGATTTAAAAACAATTTATCGTAATGCGATGAAAGAATCTCATCCTGATAAATTTGTTGGAGATGAAGCTGGTCTTAAAGCTGCAGAAGAAAAAAGTAAAACGATTATCGAAGCTTACCACTTTTTAGTAAGTATTCACCCTGATACTATCAAACTTAATTTACCTGAGTACACAGAAACAATTTCAACTTGTTCTATTACTGATTTTAAATTTGTAGAAGGACGTTTGATTATTGATTTTTCTAATGGAAGTGTTTACGAATACATTAGTGTTCCTAAAGCAACTTACGTGAAAATGGTAAATGCTGATTCTCCTGCAAGGTTTGCAAAAAGACATATCTTAAATGCTTTTACCTGGAGAAAGAAAACAAATCAAGAATAA
- a CDS encoding vWA domain-containing protein: MKNEFKKGFYFKSYEAPFQSPFEKLFGIFKELITHTSGDFDEAISWLRELDIEYKLTDENYTIDDFIEDLKKKGYIKDEVKEDGTNGFGITAKTERAIRQQALDQIFGNLKRSGNGNHKTKHAGNGDEHTGEFREFNFGDGLERISLTESLRNAQINNGVESFMLTENDLVVEETQHKAQMSTVLMIDISHSMILYGEDRITPAKKVAMALAELITTRYPKDTLDILVFGNDAWTIPIKDLPYLQVGPYHTNTVAGLQLAMDILRRKRNTNKQIFMITDGKPSCVRERDGSYYMNSNGLDEYIVDKCYTQAQQARKLHIPITTFMIANDPYLQRFVNHFTEANQGKAFYTGLKGLGEMIFEDYETNRKKRVR, translated from the coding sequence ATGAAAAACGAATTTAAAAAAGGTTTTTATTTTAAGTCGTACGAAGCCCCTTTTCAGTCTCCGTTTGAAAAACTTTTTGGCATTTTCAAAGAGCTGATCACCCATACTTCGGGTGATTTTGATGAAGCAATCAGCTGGCTTCGTGAGTTAGATATAGAATATAAACTGACCGACGAGAACTACACAATCGATGATTTTATCGAAGATTTAAAAAAGAAAGGTTATATAAAAGACGAAGTCAAAGAAGACGGAACGAACGGTTTTGGAATTACGGCTAAAACAGAACGTGCGATTCGACAGCAGGCTTTAGATCAGATTTTTGGAAATCTGAAACGTTCCGGAAACGGAAATCACAAAACAAAACATGCCGGAAATGGTGATGAACATACCGGAGAATTTCGTGAATTTAATTTTGGCGACGGTTTAGAACGTATTTCGTTAACCGAAAGTCTGCGAAATGCCCAAATCAATAACGGTGTCGAAAGTTTCATGCTGACTGAAAATGACTTGGTTGTAGAAGAAACACAGCACAAAGCACAAATGAGCACCGTTTTAATGATCGACATAAGCCACAGTATGATTTTGTATGGCGAAGATAGAATCACGCCTGCCAAAAAAGTTGCAATGGCTTTGGCAGAATTAATCACAACACGTTATCCAAAAGACACACTTGATATTTTGGTTTTTGGAAATGATGCCTGGACAATCCCAATTAAAGATTTGCCTTATTTACAAGTTGGACCCTATCATACCAATACAGTTGCCGGACTTCAGTTGGCAATGGATATTTTACGCCGAAAACGAAATACGAACAAGCAGATTTTTATGATTACCGACGGGAAGCCAAGCTGTGTGCGCGAACGTGACGGTTCGTATTATATGAACAGTAACGGCCTCGACGAATATATCGTAGACAAATGCTATACGCAGGCACAGCAGGCCAGAAAATTACATATTCCAATTACGACTTTCATGATTGCCAATGATCCGTATCTACAGCGTTTTGTAAATCATTTTACAGAAGCTAATCAGGGAAAAGCATTTTATACAGGACTAAAAGGTCTGGGCGAAATGATTTTTGAAGATTATGAAACGAATAGGAAAAAGAGAGTTAGGTAA
- a CDS encoding YchJ family protein: MEKNQSMENKICFCDTGLLFENCCGLYLQKNQKAPAALALMRSRYSAYASHNADYLIETTYISERKYYSKTEILRWAQENKWQKLEILSFTENTVEFKAYFLDSDQKPQIHYEFSTFKFENGAWFYVDGKFE; encoded by the coding sequence ATGGAGAAGAACCAGTCGATGGAGAATAAAATCTGCTTTTGTGACACAGGATTACTTTTTGAAAATTGCTGCGGATTATATCTCCAAAAGAATCAAAAAGCACCAGCAGCTTTGGCCTTAATGCGTTCCAGATATTCTGCTTATGCTAGCCATAATGCTGATTATCTTATAGAAACGACCTATATTTCTGAAAGAAAATATTATTCTAAAACAGAAATTTTAAGATGGGCACAAGAAAATAAATGGCAGAAACTGGAAATTTTGAGTTTTACCGAAAATACAGTTGAGTTTAAAGCTTATTTTTTAGATTCTGATCAAAAACCTCAAATACATTACGAATTTTCTACTTTTAAATTCGAAAATGGCGCTTGGTTTTATGTTGACGGAAAGTTTGAATAA
- a CDS encoding DUF4369 domain-containing protein: protein MKKILFLLTASAAIISCSKVKDGEYLITGTAKGIENGKTIILQGLDPATRMSVALDTVKVENGKFEIKGKVTEPAFHTLIIQGANQPYPFILETGEINIEIDKDSIHKSKVSGTYNNDEYVKFNEELNKTQKSLIDFQKKNTQKMQQAQQAQDTATINSLMKQYMEIQTEVQANSKKKYLAYAEGHPKSFISVLILQGMINDPSTDMKKAESLYNALDESVKNTTPGKEIKSRLGQAKMPAVGATAPPVGSAK, encoded by the coding sequence ATGAAAAAAATACTTTTTTTACTTACAGCTTCTGCAGCTATAATTTCATGCAGTAAAGTTAAAGATGGAGAATACCTTATTACAGGTACTGCAAAAGGAATTGAAAACGGAAAAACAATCATTCTTCAAGGTTTAGATCCTGCTACAAGAATGTCAGTTGCGCTGGATACAGTAAAAGTTGAAAATGGAAAATTTGAAATTAAAGGAAAAGTTACTGAGCCTGCTTTCCACACTCTAATCATTCAAGGTGCTAACCAGCCATATCCATTTATATTAGAGACTGGAGAAATTAATATTGAAATTGATAAAGACAGTATTCATAAATCTAAAGTTTCTGGAACTTACAACAATGATGAGTACGTAAAATTCAACGAAGAATTAAACAAAACTCAAAAAAGCTTAATTGATTTTCAGAAAAAGAATACTCAGAAAATGCAGCAAGCTCAACAGGCTCAAGATACAGCAACTATCAACAGCTTGATGAAACAATACATGGAAATTCAAACAGAAGTACAAGCTAACAGCAAAAAGAAATACTTAGCTTATGCTGAAGGCCACCCAAAATCTTTTATTTCTGTATTGATTTTACAAGGAATGATCAATGATCCAAGTACAGATATGAAAAAAGCTGAAAGTTTATACAACGCTTTAGATGAGTCTGTAAAAAATACAACTCCTGGTAAAGAAATTAAATCTAGACTAGGTCAAGCAAAAATGCCTGCGGTTGGTGCAACAGCTCCTCCAGTTGGCAGCGCTAAATGA